The uncultured Dysgonomonas sp. genome contains the following window.
GAACAACCAAGCGTGATGACATCTATTCTGTTTTTCTTCATTTCTTATTCTCCAAAGAGACTGTTGACAAACTCGCGACGGCGAAATACCTGAAGATCGTCAATACCCTCTCCTAAACCTATATATTTTACCGGTATCTTGAATTGATCGGAAATACCAATTACGACACCTCCTTTTGCAGTACCGTCCAGTTTTGTGATAGCCAAAGCTGTAACGTCGGTAGCAGCAGTAAACTGTGTAGCTTGTTCGAACGCGTTCTGTCCGGTAGAGCCGTCGAGTACAAGTAATACTTCATGCGGTGCTCCCGGAACTATTTTATCCATTACTTTTTTTATTTTCGAAAGCTCGTTCATCAAACCGATTTTGTTATGGAGCCGTCCTGCCGTATCTATTATTACAACATCGGCATTGTTCGATTTTGCAGAGCTTAATGTATCAAAAGCCACAGAAGCCGGATCGGAACCCATTGCCTGTTTTATGACCGGAACACCTACGCGCTCGCCCCAGATAACCAGTTGCTCAACGGCTGCGGCCCGGAATGTGTCGGCTGCACCAAGATAGACGGACTTGCCTGCTTTCTTGAACTGATTTGCCAGCTTGCCGATAGTAGTTGTTTTACCAACACCGTTAACTCCAACAACCATGATTACATATGGTTTTGCTGTTTCCGGAACAGAGAAATCATCATTGTCTACTGCATTATTTTCAGTCAATAAATCAGCGATTTCTTCCCGTAGTATATTTTTCAACTCTTTGTCGTCTACATACTTATCCTTTGCTGCCCGTTTTTCGATACGTTCGATAATCTTCAATGTAGTGTTTACCCCTACATCGGACATGATCAACACTTCTTCGAGTTGATCGAGTACATCATCGTCTACTTTCGATTTTCCGGCAATAACACGTGATAGTTTGGAAAACATTGACTCTTTAGTCTTTTCCAATCCTTTATCAAGCGTTTCCTTCTTTTGTTTCGAAAAGAAATCAAATAATCCCATAGATTTTATTCTTCTGATTATATAGATAAAAATAAATCAATCTCTTAAGCCTTGCGGCTGTTCGGCATTTTTACCTTCTGCAAAGCTACGAAATGGATAATAAAAAACCTCCCTGCATAAGAATGAAGGAGGTGTTTTAAATATTTTTAACAAGACTATTTTGCGAAATAATCTTTTACTGATTCGTTTGGAACCATTTCTTCTTTAAATGTGTAAGCGCCTGTTTTAGGAGACTTTACCATTTTGATTACTTTAGCATAGTTACGACCGTCTTTTGCTGATGGGTCACGATAACCTGCGACTGTTTTCTTTGCCATGGTTTATCTTGTTTTACTTGATTTCTTTATGTACAGTTACTCTTTTCAATATAGGATTGTACTTTTTCAGTTCCAATCTCTCTGTAGTATTTTTTCTGTTCTTGGTAGTAATATAACGGGATGTGCCCGGCATACCACTGGCTTTGTGCTCTGTGCACTCCATTATTACCTGGATTCTGTTTCCTTTTGCTTTCTTAGCCATTTCCTGTTCCTCCTAAATTAAGCGTTTAAATAACCATCTGCGGCCGCTCTTTTGATTGCAGCGTCCAATCCAATTTTATTGATTGTACGAAGGCCTGCAGCTGAAACATTCAGGCTAACCCAACAATCTTCTTCTACCCAGTAGAATTTCTTTTTAAAAAGATTGACATTAAATTTTCTCTTTGTCTTTCTGTTAGAGTGAGAAACATTATTGCCAACCATAGCTTTTTTTCCTGTAATTTGACAAATCTTGGACATCGCTATTGTGTTTTATATGTTTATTTTTATATTATATCCTATCCAAATCGGGATGCAAATTTAGTCATATTTTTCAAACCTACAAATATTTATATCGTTAAAGTTCTTTTTATTTCCAGTTTCTGCTGAACTAATCCTCTTAATGTGATTACTATAAACTATTTTTAATTAATTTTGCGGGGAGATTTACAAAACGCATCTGACTATCTTAGTCATAACAGAATACCAACACATGCTTTTCAATAGTTTTATATTCATTATATTATTAGCCATCACTTTCGGCTTATATTATATACCCAGACTAGGCAGATACCAGATACTTATTCTTATAGCCGCCAGTCTGATTTTCTATTCATATGACCAGCCGGCTTTTGTCCTGCTATTATTGCTTTCAGCCGGAATAAATATCATCACCAGCTATTATGTAGTTTACGGAAATCCGAAGAAACGAAAAGCTCTCGCTCTGGGTGGGGTTATTATCAACCTCTGTATCCTTGCTTTTTTTAAGTACAGCCCGCTTATATCCTATACGCTG
Protein-coding sequences here:
- the rpmG gene encoding 50S ribosomal protein L33, coding for MAKKAKGNRIQVIMECTEHKASGMPGTSRYITTKNRKNTTERLELKKYNPILKRVTVHKEIK
- the ftsY gene encoding signal recognition particle-docking protein FtsY yields the protein MGLFDFFSKQKKETLDKGLEKTKESMFSKLSRVIAGKSKVDDDVLDQLEEVLIMSDVGVNTTLKIIERIEKRAAKDKYVDDKELKNILREEIADLLTENNAVDNDDFSVPETAKPYVIMVVGVNGVGKTTTIGKLANQFKKAGKSVYLGAADTFRAAAVEQLVIWGERVGVPVIKQAMGSDPASVAFDTLSSAKSNNADVVIIDTAGRLHNKIGLMNELSKIKKVMDKIVPGAPHEVLLVLDGSTGQNAFEQATQFTAATDVTALAITKLDGTAKGGVVIGISDQFKIPVKYIGLGEGIDDLQVFRRREFVNSLFGE
- a CDS encoding DUF4295 domain-containing protein, encoding MAKKTVAGYRDPSAKDGRNYAKVIKMVKSPKTGAYTFKEEMVPNESVKDYFAK
- the rpmB gene encoding 50S ribosomal protein L28 gives rise to the protein MSKICQITGKKAMVGNNVSHSNRKTKRKFNVNLFKKKFYWVEEDCWVSLNVSAAGLRTINKIGLDAAIKRAAADGYLNA